Proteins encoded in a region of the Geoanaerobacter pelophilus genome:
- a CDS encoding phosphoribosyl-ATP diphosphatase yields the protein MSYEHDDILQAVYRVILERKANPSEQSYTASLIRKGNDKILKKLGEEATELVIAGKGGEREEIVYEAADLFFHSLVLLGFHDIPLDAVYDELRRRFGVSGIAEKQSRPIE from the coding sequence ATGAGCTACGAACATGACGACATACTTCAGGCCGTGTACCGTGTTATCCTTGAGCGCAAGGCCAATCCGTCGGAGCAGTCATATACCGCTTCCCTGATCCGGAAAGGGAATGACAAGATCCTCAAAAAGCTCGGCGAAGAGGCGACGGAACTGGTCATCGCCGGCAAGGGAGGAGAGCGGGAAGAGATTGTCTATGAGGCTGCTGACCTGTTCTTCCACTCCCTGGTGCTGCTCGGTTTTCACGATATCCCTCTCGATGCCGTTTATGACGAGCTCCGGCGCCGCTTCGGTGTCTCCGGGATTGCGGAAAAACAGTCGCGGCCGATCGAGTAA
- the hisB gene encoding imidazoleglycerol-phosphate dehydratase HisB: protein MSRSASIERVTKETRIKLAIDLDGTGQAKVCTSVPFLDHMLDLFARHGLFDLTVEAQGDIDIDFHHTVEDIGIVLGQAIREALGDKKGIRRYGQATVPMDETLAAVATDLSGRPYLVYNVRLPKVKIGEFDVELAREFFQALTNNLAANLHLNVMYGDNVHHILEACFKATARALDMATQLDPRIQGVMSTKGTI from the coding sequence ATGTCCCGCTCAGCTTCAATTGAACGCGTTACCAAGGAAACTCGGATCAAGCTGGCTATTGATCTTGACGGAACCGGTCAGGCAAAGGTCTGTACTTCGGTGCCGTTTCTCGACCACATGCTCGACCTGTTCGCCCGCCACGGTCTCTTTGATCTGACGGTAGAGGCCCAGGGAGACATAGACATCGATTTTCACCACACCGTGGAGGATATCGGTATTGTCCTGGGGCAGGCGATCCGGGAGGCGCTGGGTGACAAGAAGGGGATCAGGCGCTACGGCCAGGCAACGGTTCCGATGGACGAGACCCTGGCAGCTGTTGCCACCGACCTGTCGGGCCGCCCTTATCTGGTCTACAATGTGCGCCTTCCCAAGGTGAAGATCGGCGAATTCGACGTGGAGCTTGCCCGTGAATTCTTCCAGGCGCTCACCAACAACCTTGCTGCCAATCTCCATCTCAATGTGATGTACGGCGACAATGTCCATCACATACTGGAGGCCTGTTTCAAGGCAACGGCACGGGCGCTGGATATGGCCACCCAGCTGGATCCACGGATTCAAGGAGTCATGTCCACCAAGGGAACCATATGA
- a CDS encoding DUF1385 domain-containing protein encodes MMRAPRALAIAVRRPDGEIAVKKEEVIPLSERFPIVKLPVVRGAVALFQSLIVGIKALNFSANEAIAEEDEKSGEKTELSSWAMAGTMTVAFGFGILLFFIMPLYLTKLLIPVIGDSNIVFNLVDGVIRVLVFLLYIWSISRMSDIQRVFQYHGAEHKSIFAFEAGDELTVENVRKYSRLHPRCGTSFLLIVMVVSIVVFSMIPKLWPFYFKAGSRVVLLPLIAGISYEFLKWSAKNDNSPLVKMIIAPGLALQRLTTREPDDSQMEVAIRSMEEALAINAGYKDDRLVI; translated from the coding sequence ATGATGCGCGCTCCCCGTGCCTTGGCCATTGCGGTCAGACGTCCGGACGGCGAGATTGCGGTCAAGAAAGAAGAAGTGATTCCCCTCTCCGAACGGTTTCCCATTGTAAAGCTTCCCGTGGTGCGAGGAGCTGTTGCGCTTTTTCAATCGCTGATTGTCGGAATTAAGGCGCTCAACTTCTCGGCGAATGAGGCGATCGCCGAGGAAGACGAGAAAAGTGGCGAGAAGACGGAACTGTCTTCCTGGGCCATGGCAGGAACTATGACGGTTGCCTTTGGTTTCGGCATCCTGCTCTTCTTCATCATGCCGCTGTACCTGACCAAGTTGCTGATTCCGGTGATCGGCGACTCCAATATTGTATTTAACCTGGTGGACGGCGTGATCCGGGTGCTGGTCTTTCTCCTCTACATCTGGTCCATCTCCAGAATGTCCGATATCCAGAGGGTTTTTCAGTATCATGGGGCTGAACACAAGTCGATATTTGCCTTTGAGGCCGGCGATGAGCTGACGGTGGAGAATGTCCGCAAGTACAGCCGCCTGCACCCGAGATGCGGCACCAGCTTTCTGCTGATTGTCATGGTGGTCAGTATTGTGGTATTTTCAATGATTCCGAAGCTCTGGCCATTTTATTTTAAGGCCGGGTCACGCGTGGTGTTGCTGCCCCTGATCGCCGGGATTTCCTACGAGTTTCTTAAATGGAGTGCCAAGAACGATAACTCCCCTTTGGTAAAGATGATTATTGCCCCTGGTTTGGCTCTTCAGCGACTGACTACCAGGGAGCCGGATGACAGTCAGATGGAAGTTGCCATCCGGTCAATGGAAGAAGCCCTTGCGATCAACGCAGGCTATAAAGACGACAGACTGGTTATTTAA
- the rpsU gene encoding 30S ribosomal protein S21, with product MPGIKVKENEPFEVVLKKFKKQCEKAGILSEIRKREHFEKPSIKRKKKTIAARKRALKKQRKMME from the coding sequence ATGCCGGGAATCAAGGTAAAAGAAAATGAGCCGTTTGAGGTCGTGCTGAAGAAGTTCAAGAAGCAGTGCGAGAAGGCAGGAATCCTGTCGGAAATCCGTAAACGTGAACATTTCGAAAAACCAAGCATCAAGCGGAAGAAAAAAACAATTGCTGCCCGTAAACGCGCCCTTAAAAAGCAGCGCAAAATGATGGAGTGA
- the prfA gene encoding peptide chain release factor 1 yields the protein MLEKIEELERRFQELEAMLSDPAIIANQPEFRKLSREHNDLTPLVEAYRRHRKIMEEVEGNRELLADPDMKDMAEEELKSLEEQKEQLENEIRLLLLPKDPNDSRNVILEIRAGTGGDESALFAGDLFRMYSRFAEKNRWKVEMLSCSESERGGYKEVIASIEGQDVYAKLKYESGTHRVQRVPETEAQGRIHTSACTVAIMAEAEDVDIDINPADLKIDVYRSSGAGGQHVNTTDSAVRITHIPTGTIVACQEERSQIKNRAKAMKVLKTRILDNILQEQNAKLAADRKQQVGSGDRSERIRTYNFPQGRMTDHRIGLTLYKLDAIMQGEVSEIVDALRAHYQMEALQAQSEAA from the coding sequence ATGCTTGAAAAGATAGAAGAACTTGAACGACGTTTCCAGGAATTGGAAGCGATGCTGTCGGATCCGGCGATAATCGCCAACCAGCCGGAATTTCGCAAGCTTTCCCGCGAGCACAACGATCTCACTCCATTGGTGGAGGCGTATCGCCGCCATCGCAAGATCATGGAGGAGGTCGAGGGTAACCGTGAGCTGCTGGCCGATCCCGATATGAAAGATATGGCAGAGGAAGAGCTGAAAAGCCTGGAAGAGCAGAAAGAACAGCTTGAGAACGAGATCCGGCTGCTGCTGTTACCGAAAGACCCTAATGACAGCAGGAACGTTATCCTTGAGATTCGCGCCGGGACAGGCGGTGACGAGTCGGCACTTTTTGCCGGTGACCTGTTTCGCATGTACAGTCGCTTTGCCGAAAAGAACCGCTGGAAGGTTGAGATGCTTTCCTGTTCCGAATCCGAGCGGGGAGGATACAAGGAGGTCATCGCCTCCATTGAAGGCCAGGATGTCTATGCCAAATTGAAATATGAGTCGGGAACCCACCGCGTGCAGAGGGTGCCAGAGACCGAGGCGCAGGGCCGGATTCACACCAGCGCCTGCACAGTGGCCATCATGGCCGAGGCAGAAGACGTTGATATCGATATCAACCCGGCGGACCTGAAAATCGATGTCTATCGCTCGTCAGGCGCGGGAGGGCAGCACGTCAACACCACTGATTCGGCGGTCAGGATCACCCACATCCCGACCGGGACCATTGTTGCTTGCCAGGAGGAGCGGAGCCAGATAAAGAACCGCGCCAAGGCAATGAAGGTCCTTAAGACCCGGATACTCGACAACATTCTGCAGGAGCAGAACGCCAAGCTTGCTGCCGACAGGAAGCAGCAGGTTGGCAGCGGCGACCGGAGTGAACGAATCCGGACCTACAATTTCCCGCAGGGACGGATGACCGATCACCGGATCGGCCTGACCCTTTATAAGCTTGACGCCATCATGCAGGGCGAGGTATCCGAGATTGTCGATGCTTTGAGAGCCCATTATCAGATGGAGGCATTACAAGCACAGTCTGAGGCTGCATAG
- the hisH gene encoding imidazole glycerol phosphate synthase subunit HisH, which translates to MIAIIDYGMGNLRSVQKGFEKVGFEAVVTADPKMVLEADKVVLPGVGAFRDCMHNLEHGGFVEPLLKVIGEGRPFLGICLGLQLLFTESEEFGLHQGLGVIPGRVVRFPEGMIENNEKLAVPHMGWNQISFHNRAPVFAGIEEGANVYFVHSFYVKPEDESVVATTTTYGIDFCSAIWKDNIVATQFHPEKSQQIGLKILKNFGEMK; encoded by the coding sequence ATGATTGCGATCATCGATTACGGCATGGGTAACCTCCGTTCCGTGCAGAAGGGGTTTGAAAAGGTCGGTTTCGAGGCCGTTGTTACTGCTGATCCGAAAATGGTGCTGGAAGCTGACAAGGTAGTTCTCCCCGGTGTCGGCGCCTTCCGGGACTGCATGCACAACCTCGAGCATGGCGGTTTTGTGGAGCCGTTGCTTAAGGTGATCGGAGAGGGGCGCCCGTTCCTCGGGATCTGCCTGGGGTTGCAGCTACTCTTCACCGAGAGCGAGGAGTTTGGCCTGCACCAAGGCCTGGGGGTGATCCCTGGCCGGGTCGTTCGTTTTCCAGAGGGAATGATCGAAAATAATGAAAAACTGGCTGTGCCGCACATGGGGTGGAACCAGATCTCCTTCCACAACAGAGCGCCGGTGTTTGCCGGAATCGAGGAGGGGGCTAACGTTTATTTTGTCCACTCCTTTTACGTCAAGCCCGAGGACGAGTCAGTTGTTGCGACCACCACCACCTACGGTATCGATTTCTGCTCGGCCATCTGGAAGGACAACATCGTGGCCACGCAGTTTCACCCGGAAAAGTCCCAGCAGATCGGCCTGAAAATTCTCAAAAACTTTGGAGAGATGAAGTGA
- the hisD gene encoding histidinol dehydrogenase: MIFLDIDDKNFDQQFAAILSRGEETGREVEQVVLDIIAAVRQRGDEAVLEYTNRFDRLDAKSITELQVTDEEIDYAFAKVKSEDIDALKLAVERVARFHEKQKQETWLSTEETDIMLGQMVTPLQRVGIYVPGGKASYPSSVIMNAVPAKVAGVPEVIMVAPTPGGEINPHVLVAARLSGVDRIFRIGGAQAVAALAYGTTTIRKVDKITGPGNIYVATSKKLVFGQVGIDMIAGPSEILVINDGSGTPGHIAADLLSQAEHDELASSILITTDRGFGEKVAAEVERQLAQLSRESIARASWDKFGAIISAANLDEVIEFSNRIAPEHLELAVSDPFAILPKIKNAGAIFMGHFTPEAAGDYLAGPNHTLPTGGTARFFSPLSVDDFVKKSSIVYFSESGLNRLGKDIIRIAELEGLEAHGKSVSIRLGGQE; the protein is encoded by the coding sequence ATGATCTTTCTCGACATAGACGACAAGAATTTCGATCAGCAGTTTGCCGCGATCCTCTCCAGAGGGGAGGAGACCGGTCGCGAGGTGGAGCAGGTGGTGCTCGATATCATCGCTGCCGTGCGCCAGCGCGGTGATGAGGCGGTGCTGGAGTACACCAACCGCTTCGACCGGCTTGACGCCAAATCCATCACCGAACTGCAGGTTACGGACGAAGAGATCGATTACGCCTTTGCTAAGGTCAAGTCGGAGGATATCGACGCCCTGAAGCTCGCTGTCGAAAGAGTGGCGAGGTTTCACGAGAAGCAAAAGCAGGAGACCTGGCTCTCCACCGAAGAGACCGATATCATGCTCGGCCAGATGGTTACGCCCCTGCAGCGGGTCGGTATCTATGTCCCCGGAGGCAAGGCGAGCTATCCGTCTAGCGTTATCATGAACGCGGTCCCGGCGAAGGTAGCCGGAGTGCCAGAAGTGATCATGGTCGCGCCCACCCCGGGCGGAGAGATCAACCCCCATGTCCTGGTGGCTGCACGTCTGTCTGGCGTCGACAGGATCTTCCGGATCGGCGGGGCACAGGCAGTGGCAGCGCTTGCCTACGGCACCACCACCATCCGGAAGGTGGACAAGATCACCGGGCCGGGGAACATCTATGTTGCCACCTCCAAGAAGCTGGTGTTCGGCCAGGTTGGGATCGACATGATTGCCGGCCCGTCGGAGATTCTGGTGATCAACGATGGCAGCGGCACCCCTGGCCATATCGCTGCTGATCTGCTGTCGCAGGCTGAGCATGACGAACTGGCCTCATCTATTCTTATCACCACGGATCGTGGTTTCGGAGAAAAGGTTGCAGCAGAGGTTGAGCGGCAACTGGCACAGCTCTCCAGGGAATCGATTGCCCGTGCCTCCTGGGACAAGTTTGGTGCGATTATCTCTGCCGCAAACCTGGACGAGGTGATCGAGTTCTCCAACCGGATTGCCCCGGAACATCTGGAGCTGGCAGTGTCTGACCCGTTCGCGATCCTGCCGAAGATAAAGAACGCCGGTGCCATCTTCATGGGGCATTTTACCCCTGAGGCTGCCGGGGACTACCTGGCCGGGCCGAACCATACCCTGCCAACCGGCGGCACGGCACGCTTCTTCTCCCCCCTGTCAGTTGACGATTTCGTGAAGAAATCATCGATCGTCTACTTCAGTGAATCCGGCCTCAACCGGCTCGGTAAGGATATTATCCGCATTGCCGAATTGGAAGGGTTGGAGGCGCATGGCAAGTCAGTAAGTATTCGTCTCGGAGGACAAGAATGA
- the murA gene encoding UDP-N-acetylglucosamine 1-carboxyvinyltransferase has product MDKLIIHGGKKLSGEVTVSGSKNASLPIFCATILASGVHEISNVPFLRDINTTIKVLESLGARVEGNGNIVKIDATDVNNVEATYDLVKTMRASVLVLGPLLARHGRARVSLPGGCAIGARPIDQHLKGLKALGADIHLAHGYVEAKAKRLKGARVNFDMPTVGGTEHLMMAAALAKGETLLENAAREPEIIDLANMLNQMGAKIEGAGTDTIRITGVNELGPANYRVMPDRIEAGTFMCAAAITGGDVRIKNMQLEHLDALVFKLQDAGVEIINKDGVVRVKGPRRPKAMNIKTRPYPGFPTDMQAQFMALMCVADGASVISENIFENRFMHVSELLRFGADITVEGNTATVKGVKKLSGAPVMATDLRASASLIIAGLAADNTTEISRIYHLDRGYEAIEKKLAALGADIVRVKE; this is encoded by the coding sequence TTGGATAAACTGATCATACACGGCGGGAAAAAGCTTTCGGGCGAGGTTACGGTAAGCGGCTCCAAGAACGCCTCGCTCCCCATATTCTGTGCTACCATTCTGGCCTCCGGCGTCCACGAAATCAGCAATGTGCCGTTTCTGCGTGATATCAACACCACCATCAAGGTGCTGGAATCGCTCGGTGCGCGGGTTGAAGGGAACGGCAACATCGTCAAGATAGATGCGACCGATGTCAACAATGTCGAGGCGACCTATGATCTGGTCAAGACCATGCGCGCTTCGGTACTGGTCCTGGGGCCTCTGTTGGCCAGGCACGGTCGCGCCAGGGTTTCTCTGCCGGGTGGCTGCGCCATTGGCGCCCGTCCGATTGATCAGCATCTCAAGGGGCTCAAGGCGCTTGGCGCCGATATTCATCTGGCACATGGCTATGTGGAAGCAAAGGCCAAGAGGCTGAAAGGGGCGCGGGTCAATTTCGACATGCCCACAGTCGGGGGTACCGAGCACCTGATGATGGCTGCAGCGCTGGCCAAGGGAGAGACCCTTCTGGAGAATGCGGCACGCGAACCGGAGATCATCGATCTGGCCAACATGCTCAATCAGATGGGGGCAAAGATCGAAGGGGCCGGGACCGATACCATTCGCATTACCGGTGTCAACGAGCTTGGGCCTGCCAATTATCGCGTCATGCCGGACCGGATCGAGGCAGGCACCTTCATGTGCGCGGCAGCCATAACCGGCGGCGATGTCAGGATAAAAAACATGCAGCTCGAACACCTCGATGCCCTGGTTTTCAAACTGCAGGATGCCGGTGTAGAGATTATCAACAAGGATGGCGTTGTTCGGGTCAAGGGACCGCGCAGGCCCAAGGCGATGAACATCAAGACCCGTCCCTATCCCGGCTTCCCGACCGACATGCAGGCCCAGTTCATGGCGCTCATGTGCGTGGCTGACGGGGCCAGCGTGATTTCCGAGAACATCTTCGAGAACCGCTTCATGCATGTCTCGGAACTGCTGCGTTTTGGGGCAGACATAACCGTGGAGGGGAATACCGCCACGGTCAAAGGGGTAAAGAAGCTCTCTGGGGCACCGGTTATGGCTACTGACCTGAGGGCATCCGCGTCTCTTATTATTGCCGGGCTGGCCGCCGATAACACTACCGAAATATCGCGTATCTACCACCTGGATCGGGGTTACGAAGCGATTGAGAAAAAACTGGCTGCCCTCGGGGCAGACATTGTTAGGGTTAAGGAATGA
- the hisG gene encoding ATP phosphoribosyltransferase, with product MNDYITIAIPKGRILEESVELFKKIGIDCEELLSKSRKLIFENEAQKMRYMIVRATDVPTYVEYGAADLGIVGKDTLMEQEKDVYEPLDLKFGYCRMMVAEPAGLAKDDDPSRWTNIRIATKYPHVAEKYFAAKGVQIELIKLYGSIELAPLVGLSERIVDLVSTGETLKQNGLVEVETIAEITTRLIVNRASLKTKNSRITEIIQGLEKLV from the coding sequence ATGAACGATTACATTACCATTGCCATCCCCAAGGGGCGGATTCTCGAAGAGTCGGTGGAGCTGTTCAAGAAGATCGGTATCGACTGCGAAGAGCTTCTGTCCAAATCCCGCAAGCTGATCTTCGAAAACGAAGCCCAGAAAATGCGTTACATGATCGTCAGGGCCACCGATGTGCCGACCTACGTGGAGTATGGTGCCGCGGATCTGGGGATAGTCGGCAAGGATACGCTCATGGAACAGGAGAAGGATGTCTATGAGCCGCTGGATCTCAAGTTCGGCTACTGCCGGATGATGGTGGCCGAACCGGCAGGGCTTGCCAAGGACGACGATCCTTCGCGCTGGACCAACATCAGGATTGCCACCAAGTATCCGCATGTGGCGGAAAAATATTTTGCGGCAAAAGGGGTCCAGATAGAGCTGATCAAATTGTATGGTTCCATCGAACTGGCGCCGCTGGTAGGGCTTTCTGAGCGGATCGTTGACCTGGTCTCTACAGGCGAGACCTTGAAGCAGAACGGCCTGGTGGAGGTTGAGACCATTGCCGAGATCACCACGCGGTTGATCGTCAACCGGGCGAGCCTCAAGACCAAGAACAGTCGCATTACCGAAATAATCCAGGGGCTGGAGAAACTGGTATGA
- the hisF gene encoding imidazole glycerol phosphate synthase subunit HisF: MLTRRIIPCLDVTGGRVVKGVQFLELRDAGDPVEIAEIYDKQGADELTFLDITASSDGRDTMVEVVRKTAERVFMPLTVGGGIRTVEDIRRMLNAGADKVSINTAAVHNPDFVREAAERFGSQCTVVAIDARRVPGEARWEVYTHGGRKPTGIDAVEWAQKMEAFGSGEILLTSMDCDGTKDGYDLPLTRAIVDAVSIPVIASGGVGNLEHIYDGFTKAGASACLAASIFHFREYTIGEAKEYLKAKGVPVRL, from the coding sequence ATGCTGACCCGGCGCATTATCCCCTGTCTCGACGTTACCGGCGGCAGGGTGGTCAAGGGCGTGCAGTTCCTGGAACTCCGCGATGCCGGTGATCCGGTGGAGATTGCCGAGATATACGACAAACAAGGTGCTGATGAGCTGACGTTTCTCGATATCACGGCATCGAGCGACGGCAGAGACACCATGGTGGAAGTTGTGCGTAAGACGGCAGAGCGGGTGTTCATGCCGCTGACCGTCGGCGGAGGGATTCGCACGGTGGAAGATATCCGCCGGATGCTCAATGCCGGCGCCGACAAGGTCTCGATCAACACGGCGGCAGTGCATAACCCGGATTTCGTGCGCGAGGCCGCCGAGCGATTCGGTTCCCAGTGTACGGTGGTGGCGATCGATGCCCGCCGGGTGCCGGGGGAAGCTCGTTGGGAGGTCTATACCCATGGCGGCCGCAAGCCGACAGGTATAGACGCTGTCGAGTGGGCGCAAAAAATGGAAGCATTCGGTTCAGGGGAGATTCTTCTTACCAGCATGGATTGTGATGGCACCAAGGACGGCTATGATCTTCCGCTGACCCGTGCTATCGTCGATGCCGTATCCATTCCGGTCATTGCCTCCGGTGGGGTCGGCAACCTGGAGCATATCTACGACGGATTTACCAAAGCTGGCGCCAGCGCCTGCCTTGCAGCCTCGATCTTCCATTTCAGAGAGTACACCATTGGCGAGGCTAAAGAGTATCTGAAAGCTAAAGGGGTTCCGGTAAGGCTATGA
- the prmC gene encoding peptide chain release factor N(5)-glutamine methyltransferase: MTEKIETWTIRKVLDWTKSYLADKGVDNARLESEWLLAAITGHDRVGLYVNYDQPLTDAELANYRSMVARRAKREPLQYILGTQEFYGVEFEVSPAVLIPRHDTEVLVMEALQRAPQAKTVLDIGVGSGCIALALARSLPEADVCGVEKSPEALKLAQRNAEHLGVRVTLCEGSLFEPFLGQRFDLVVSNPPYIPTADLAGLQPEVRDYEPLGALDGGADGLDFYRAIIASASQHLNPGGWLMVEVGIDQSMAVRELFAATGFTEIFIARDPQQIERVVGGKII; this comes from the coding sequence ATGACGGAAAAAATTGAAACGTGGACAATACGCAAGGTACTTGACTGGACAAAGTCATATCTGGCCGATAAAGGTGTGGACAACGCCCGGCTGGAATCGGAATGGCTGCTGGCCGCTATCACGGGGCACGACCGTGTCGGGTTGTATGTAAACTATGATCAGCCGCTGACCGATGCGGAGCTTGCTAATTATCGCAGCATGGTGGCACGTCGGGCCAAACGGGAGCCGCTGCAGTACATCCTGGGAACCCAGGAGTTTTACGGGGTTGAATTTGAGGTCTCCCCGGCAGTGCTGATCCCTCGGCATGACACGGAAGTTCTGGTCATGGAAGCCCTGCAACGGGCGCCCCAAGCAAAAACAGTACTGGATATCGGAGTCGGCAGCGGCTGCATTGCGCTTGCCCTGGCCAGATCCCTTCCGGAGGCCGATGTCTGCGGGGTTGAAAAATCGCCTGAAGCGCTTAAGCTTGCCCAGAGGAACGCAGAGCATCTCGGTGTCAGGGTCACCCTGTGCGAGGGATCGCTTTTTGAGCCATTTCTTGGCCAGCGGTTCGATCTTGTTGTCAGCAATCCTCCTTACATTCCGACTGCCGACCTGGCAGGCTTGCAGCCGGAGGTGCGCGACTATGAACCGCTCGGCGCACTGGACGGTGGCGCAGACGGTCTCGATTTTTACCGGGCCATCATAGCGTCAGCTTCCCAGCACTTGAATCCGGGCGGCTGGCTCATGGTGGAGGTCGGCATCGACCAGTCTATGGCAGTCAGGGAGCTGTTCGCAGCAACAGGCTTTACGGAGATCTTCATTGCCAGAGACCCTCAGCAGATCGAGCGGGTTGTTGGCGGTAAAATCATTTAA
- the hisC gene encoding histidinol-phosphate transaminase: protein MIPLRNNIASMAGYVPGYQPPDIASWIKLNTNENPYPPSPEVVKAITAELGQDGASLRTYPSASSQTLREIAGDLYGFDPSWVIMANGSDEVLNNLIRAFAAEGEEIGFVHPSYSYYATLAEIQGAKVRTFSLTDDLWIAGFPENYEGKLLFLTTPNSPLGFAFTPGYIEKIAQRCKGMLVVDEAYADFSDSNALDLVRKYENVVITRTLSKSYALAGMRLGLAIARPEVIAALDKIRDHYNLDRLAQAACGAALKDQEYFAECCRKIRATRDWFSGELRKIGYDLIPSQGNFVFAAPPDRNGKRVYDGLYERKILVRYFTDPLLSAGLRISIGTRDEMETTLKAIKEIG from the coding sequence ATGATCCCTCTTCGCAACAATATCGCTTCCATGGCCGGTTATGTCCCAGGCTATCAGCCACCGGATATCGCCTCCTGGATCAAGCTCAACACCAATGAAAATCCGTACCCGCCATCACCAGAGGTGGTAAAAGCGATAACCGCGGAACTCGGACAGGATGGTGCCAGCTTACGCACCTATCCCAGCGCATCGAGTCAGACGCTACGGGAGATCGCCGGTGACCTGTACGGTTTCGATCCGTCCTGGGTCATCATGGCCAATGGCTCCGATGAGGTCCTGAACAACCTGATCCGCGCCTTTGCCGCTGAGGGGGAGGAGATTGGCTTTGTCCACCCCTCCTATTCCTATTACGCCACTCTGGCAGAGATTCAGGGGGCAAAGGTCCGCACCTTCAGCCTCACCGATGATTTATGGATTGCCGGTTTTCCCGAGAACTACGAAGGGAAGCTGTTGTTCCTCACCACGCCGAACTCCCCGCTCGGTTTTGCCTTTACTCCGGGCTACATCGAGAAAATTGCCCAGCGGTGCAAAGGCATGCTGGTGGTGGATGAGGCGTATGCTGATTTCTCCGACAGCAATGCCCTTGATCTGGTGAGGAAATATGAAAATGTGGTGATTACCCGAACGCTTTCCAAGAGCTATGCTCTTGCCGGAATGAGGCTTGGCCTGGCTATTGCCCGGCCGGAAGTGATTGCAGCGCTGGACAAGATCCGCGACCACTACAACCTGGACCGGCTGGCCCAGGCCGCCTGCGGCGCCGCTCTTAAGGACCAGGAGTATTTTGCCGAATGCTGCCGGAAGATTCGGGCAACCCGCGACTGGTTCAGCGGCGAGCTCCGCAAGATCGGCTATGACCTGATCCCGTCTCAGGGTAACTTTGTCTTTGCGGCGCCACCGGATCGGAACGGGAAACGTGTCTATGATGGGCTCTATGAGCGAAAGATCTTGGTTCGTTATTTCACGGACCCTCTACTCTCTGCTGGTTTGAGGATTTCCATCGGAACGAGAGATGAAATGGAAACAACCCTGAAGGCAATTAAGGAAATCGGCTAA
- the hisA gene encoding 1-(5-phosphoribosyl)-5-[(5-phosphoribosylamino)methylideneamino]imidazole-4-carboxamide isomerase gives MIIIPAIDLKEGKCVRLEQGLMDRDTVYSNSPAAQALDWEAKGAELLHIVDLDGAFAGTPRNRSAIEAIVAVLKIPTQLGGGIRDLATIEAYLGLGIGRVIIGTAAQRNPELVKEACQKFPGRIVVGIDAKNGMVAVQGWAEVTGVTAVELAKKFEGFGVAAIIYTDISRDGMMQGPNVEATKTLAEAISIPVIASGGLSTLKDIENLMAVESSGVSGAITGKAIYSGAIDLAEAIAMTKRGKSC, from the coding sequence GTGATTATTATTCCAGCGATTGACTTGAAGGAAGGGAAGTGTGTCCGCCTGGAGCAGGGGCTGATGGATCGGGACACGGTTTACAGTAACAGCCCGGCGGCCCAGGCCCTTGATTGGGAGGCAAAAGGCGCAGAGCTGCTGCACATTGTCGACCTTGACGGCGCCTTTGCCGGTACCCCGCGCAACCGGAGTGCCATAGAAGCGATCGTCGCCGTGCTGAAAATTCCAACCCAACTAGGGGGCGGCATTCGTGACCTGGCAACCATCGAGGCCTATCTGGGACTGGGTATCGGGCGGGTCATCATCGGCACTGCCGCGCAGCGCAACCCGGAACTGGTCAAAGAGGCGTGCCAGAAATTTCCGGGCCGGATCGTGGTCGGCATCGACGCCAAGAACGGCATGGTTGCGGTACAGGGGTGGGCAGAGGTGACCGGCGTTACGGCAGTCGAGCTGGCGAAGAAATTCGAGGGGTTCGGCGTAGCTGCGATAATCTATACCGATATCAGCCGCGACGGCATGATGCAGGGACCCAATGTCGAGGCCACCAAGACCCTGGCTGAGGCGATCTCTATCCCGGTGATCGCTTCCGGCGGCCTGTCAACCCTTAAGGATATTGAAAACCTCATGGCTGTTGAATCTTCCGGGGTTAGTGGCGCCATTACCGGCAAGGCTATCTATTCCGGTGCCATCGACCTGGCCGAGGCGATTGCCATGACGAAGCGGGGCAAGTCATGCTGA